From a single Paenibacillus sp. FSL W8-0426 genomic region:
- a CDS encoding GNAT family N-acetyltransferase: MEYQRITSIEDPLFAQMHNLMKEIFPPEEVLDFPLWKEPLEDPGIRVFVAVHEGQVVGATEYRYYEDWNVAMTDFTIIGREGLGIGAFLANHRKRDLQALAAANGKELFGMFAEIYNPYLSQDHSFGSIKPMDPYVRREVLSHLGYKRIDFPYVHPSWQGDGEAVGGLDLCFMPGDEELAELPTSLVYDFLNRYYAVLPNKPQEWLDMAAKLSERDTVSLQPL, encoded by the coding sequence ATGGAATATCAACGAATTACATCGATTGAAGACCCGCTGTTCGCCCAGATGCACAACCTGATGAAGGAGATTTTCCCGCCTGAGGAAGTGCTGGACTTCCCGCTGTGGAAGGAACCGCTGGAAGACCCGGGCATCCGCGTATTCGTGGCGGTTCATGAAGGACAGGTTGTAGGTGCGACCGAATATCGCTATTACGAGGACTGGAACGTGGCCATGACCGACTTCACGATCATCGGCCGCGAAGGACTTGGCATTGGCGCATTTCTGGCCAACCACCGGAAGCGTGACCTGCAGGCACTCGCTGCAGCGAACGGCAAAGAGCTGTTCGGCATGTTTGCCGAAATCTACAACCCGTACCTGAGCCAGGATCATTCGTTCGGCAGCATTAAACCGATGGACCCTTACGTACGCCGCGAGGTGCTGTCGCACCTCGGATACAAACGGATCGACTTTCCGTATGTTCATCCGTCCTGGCAGGGAGACGGCGAAGCGGTGGGAGGATTGGATCTATGCTTCATGCCTGGCGACGAGGAGCTGGCCGAGCTCCCGACAAGCCTGGTGTACGATTTCCTGAATCGGTACTATGCCGTACTGCCGAACAAACCGCAGGAATGGCTGGACATGGCGGCCAAGCTGTCGGAACGGGATACGGTGTCCCTGCAGCCGTTGTAA
- a CDS encoding GNAT family N-acetyltransferase, translating into MAQHGLYRKEMYIAGPDRNGRPAKAVIRSYAAADFDELIRIQAESFPPPYPEELLWNHEQLTSHIAHYPHGAICIEVDGELAGSMTSLRMNWDPDHPAQHTWAEVTDDGYIRNHQPDGNTLYIVDLCVRPKYRKWGLAQLMMQAMYHLVIAQGMDRLLGAGRMPGYHLVAGQMSAEAYLESVTAGELRDPVVSFLLRCGRMPVGVAADYLDDEESCNYAALMEWRNPFK; encoded by the coding sequence ATGGCTCAGCATGGCTTGTATCGGAAAGAGATGTACATTGCCGGCCCGGATCGGAACGGCAGACCGGCCAAGGCCGTCATTCGCAGCTATGCCGCAGCCGACTTCGACGAGCTGATCCGCATTCAGGCGGAGAGTTTCCCGCCGCCATACCCGGAGGAGCTGCTGTGGAACCATGAGCAGCTCACCAGCCACATTGCGCATTATCCTCACGGAGCCATATGTATCGAAGTGGATGGCGAGCTGGCAGGATCAATGACGTCGCTGCGCATGAACTGGGACCCTGATCACCCGGCGCAGCATACCTGGGCCGAAGTGACGGATGACGGTTATATTCGCAATCATCAGCCGGATGGCAATACGTTATATATCGTCGATCTTTGCGTTCGTCCCAAGTATCGCAAATGGGGGCTGGCCCAGCTTATGATGCAGGCGATGTACCATCTGGTGATCGCTCAAGGGATGGACCGCTTGCTGGGCGCAGGCCGGATGCCGGGGTATCATCTCGTTGCCGGACAGATGTCGGCAGAAGCGTACCTGGAGAGCGTAACCGCGGGAGAGCTTCGCGATCCGGTCGTCTCGTTCCTTTTGCGCTGCGGGCGAATGCCCGTGGGCGTTGCGGCGGACTATCTGGACGACGAGGAGTCCTGCAACTATGCCGCCCTGATGGAGTGGCGCAATCCGTTCAAGTAA
- a CDS encoding carbon-nitrogen hydrolase family protein — MKLRVSAVQYHLETIGSFEQFAAQSEHYIRAASEFGTEFVLFPEFFTTQLMSIGDEQGNALTIEDLPDFTDQYEQLFTSLAAKYGMHLIGGTHVIRREGKLYNTAHLFYPDGRIARQAKIHITPTEVDEWNMAPGEGLEVFDTDKGRIAMLTCYDIEFPEIVRMAKAKGADVIFCPSCTDDRHGFYRVRYTSHARAVENQVYVVLTGTVGSLKTVDFMRANYGQAAIITPNDVPFPPRGILAEGEINDDMLVTADLDLDLLYEVRERGSVTTWRDRRTDLYTDWK; from the coding sequence ATGAAACTGCGGGTATCCGCTGTGCAATATCATTTGGAAACGATCGGCTCGTTCGAGCAATTTGCTGCTCAGTCCGAGCATTACATACGGGCAGCCAGCGAATTCGGCACTGAATTCGTGCTGTTTCCCGAGTTTTTTACCACGCAGTTAATGTCCATCGGGGATGAGCAGGGTAACGCACTGACCATTGAGGACTTGCCGGATTTCACGGACCAGTATGAACAGTTGTTTACGTCGCTGGCGGCGAAGTATGGCATGCACCTCATCGGGGGAACACATGTTATCCGCCGTGAAGGCAAGCTGTACAACACGGCTCACCTGTTCTATCCGGACGGCCGCATCGCGCGCCAAGCCAAAATCCACATTACACCTACGGAAGTGGATGAATGGAACATGGCGCCTGGCGAAGGGCTTGAGGTGTTCGACACGGATAAAGGCCGGATTGCGATGCTGACTTGTTATGATATTGAATTTCCGGAAATCGTACGCATGGCGAAGGCGAAGGGGGCTGACGTCATTTTCTGCCCATCCTGCACGGATGACCGTCATGGCTTCTATCGCGTCCGTTATACGAGCCACGCGCGTGCGGTGGAGAACCAGGTCTATGTTGTACTCACCGGAACGGTGGGCAGCCTGAAAACGGTTGACTTCATGCGGGCCAATTATGGTCAAGCCGCGATTATTACGCCGAACGACGTGCCGTTTCCGCCGCGCGGCATTTTGGCCGAAGGGGAAATCAATGACGACATGCTCGTAACGGCTGACCTTGATTTGGATCTGCTGTATGAGGTGCGCGAACGCGGTTCGGTTACCACATGGCGCGACCGTCGTACCGATCTGTACACCGATTGGAAATAA
- a CDS encoding LysR substrate-binding domain-containing protein, whose amino-acid sequence MDIRHLQYFLEVARQQSFTKAAEVLFITQPTISKTVKSLEDELGVTLFDRYGKRVELTDAGHVFFRQAQEIEKSFRSLSSELDDLMNLKKGHLRIGLPPMVGSSFFPMIIGEFHKAFPQVTIELFEDGAKKVEADVISGALDIGVAVLPTVDEVLDHFVFVEEKLNLLVHPSHPLADKGTVALRELEHDAFVLFREDFALHDRIIAACQGAGFQPRVVYESSQWDLLSSMVAANLGVALLPETICREVDHMRVRIMSVEEPVIPWQLGMIWRKDRYLSFAAREWISFTQSKLK is encoded by the coding sequence ATGGATATTCGCCATTTGCAATATTTTCTCGAGGTAGCGAGACAGCAGAGCTTCACCAAGGCGGCAGAAGTGCTGTTTATCACACAGCCCACGATCAGCAAAACGGTAAAAAGCCTGGAGGACGAGCTCGGCGTGACCTTGTTCGATCGTTACGGCAAAAGGGTGGAGTTGACCGATGCGGGCCATGTGTTTTTCCGTCAGGCGCAGGAAATCGAAAAGTCGTTCCGCAGCTTGTCGTCGGAATTGGACGATCTGATGAACCTGAAGAAGGGACATTTGCGCATCGGTCTGCCGCCCATGGTGGGATCCAGCTTTTTCCCGATGATTATTGGCGAGTTCCACAAGGCATTTCCCCAAGTGACCATCGAACTGTTCGAAGATGGCGCGAAAAAAGTGGAGGCCGACGTGATCAGCGGTGCGCTGGATATCGGCGTGGCGGTGCTGCCCACGGTGGACGAGGTGCTCGATCACTTCGTATTCGTGGAGGAAAAGTTGAACCTGCTCGTACATCCTTCCCATCCGCTTGCCGACAAGGGGACGGTTGCGCTGCGCGAACTGGAGCATGATGCTTTCGTGCTGTTCAGGGAGGACTTCGCGCTGCACGACCGGATTATCGCTGCCTGCCAGGGAGCGGGATTCCAGCCGCGCGTCGTCTATGAGAGCTCGCAGTGGGACCTGCTTAGTTCGATGGTGGCTGCCAATTTGGGCGTGGCGCTGCTGCCGGAAACGATCTGCCGCGAGGTGGACCATATGCGCGTGCGGATCATGTCCGTGGAAGAGCCCGTTATTCCTTGGCAGCTGGGCATGATCTGGCGCAAAGATCGTTATCTTTCGTTTGCCGCGAGGGAGTGGATTTCGTTTACGCAATCGAAGCTGAAATGA
- a CDS encoding CidA/LrgA family holin-like protein has product MKKWGIGIVQVALLMVFSLGMDQLARVLHLPVPGSILGMVILFLLLQAGVVKLRWIEVGAGWLLGELLLFFIPSAVGIMNYVPMLEQDGLQILFIVLLSTFLVMACTGLVASRIAKRKERHTG; this is encoded by the coding sequence GTGAAAAAATGGGGCATTGGCATCGTGCAGGTTGCGCTGCTCATGGTGTTCTCGCTCGGGATGGACCAATTGGCCCGAGTTCTCCATCTGCCCGTCCCGGGATCGATCCTCGGCATGGTGATCCTGTTCCTTCTGCTCCAGGCCGGCGTCGTGAAGCTGCGCTGGATCGAGGTTGGCGCGGGCTGGCTCCTGGGCGAGCTGCTGCTGTTTTTCATTCCGTCGGCCGTAGGCATCATGAATTACGTGCCGATGCTGGAACAGGACGGATTGCAAATTTTGTTCATCGTGCTGTTAAGCACGTTTCTGGTGATGGCCTGCACGGGTCTGGTCGCCAGCCGAATCGCCAAAAGAAAGGAGCGTCATACGGGATGA
- a CDS encoding CidB/LrgB family autolysis modulator encodes MIGFLCLLLTVGIYWIAKRMYRSLPKVYLSPLLITPLIVTLVLIATGTNYETYSMGGKWLSLLLQPATVAFAVPLYTFFHVLKKHVSEIVFSVMTGSVVAVLSSALLAKLLHLDAGLVHSLIPRSITTPIAMNVSATIGGIPAVTAVFVIMTGLLGATIGPSIVKMLRIEGEIARGTLLGTGAHGTGTSKAFEFSSLTGTISSISMVLAALFTLAVAPLLSKLIFP; translated from the coding sequence ATGATCGGATTTCTTTGCTTGCTGCTCACGGTCGGCATTTACTGGATCGCCAAACGCATGTACCGCAGTCTGCCCAAAGTATATTTGTCACCGCTGCTCATCACACCGTTGATTGTCACGCTGGTGCTCATCGCTACAGGCACCAATTATGAAACGTACAGCATGGGCGGCAAATGGCTGAGCCTTTTGCTTCAACCGGCTACCGTTGCCTTCGCCGTTCCGTTATATACGTTTTTCCATGTGCTCAAAAAACACGTCTCGGAGATCGTCTTCAGCGTCATGACGGGCTCCGTGGTCGCGGTGTTGTCCTCGGCCCTGCTGGCCAAGCTGCTGCACCTCGACGCCGGGCTTGTGCACAGCCTGATTCCGAGATCGATCACCACGCCGATTGCGATGAACGTCTCGGCCACCATCGGCGGCATTCCGGCCGTTACGGCCGTATTTGTCATCATGACCGGCTTGCTCGGCGCCACCATCGGCCCGTCCATCGTAAAAATGCTGCGCATCGAAGGCGAAATTGCCCGCGGCACGCTGCTTGGGACCGGAGCCCACGGCACGGGAACGTCCAAAGCGTTCGAATTCAGCTCGCTGACGGGCACCATCTCCAGCATCTCCATGGTGCTCGCCGCATTATTCACCTTGGCAGTGGCCCCCCTGCTCTCCAAGCTTATTTTTCCGTAA
- a CDS encoding AbrB/MazE/SpoVT family DNA-binding domain-containing protein: protein MKRTGMKRSLDRLGRIVLPKEMRDTMEIHIGDPLEFFIEGKELILRKYKSTLCVFCGNLDTEMYFKEQFICRTCATQLKHPEDTPEWFVPQPKKSPASAERPASESARAASSDSDEKAGNEYPDLRPKTARMLQQMREIVEQHPGLAQQQIAEKLGISQGRVSQLKKLL from the coding sequence ATGAAAAGAACCGGAATGAAGAGATCTCTGGACCGCCTTGGACGAATTGTCCTTCCCAAAGAAATGCGGGATACGATGGAAATCCATATCGGCGATCCTCTTGAATTTTTCATTGAAGGGAAAGAGTTGATTTTAAGAAAGTACAAATCGACATTGTGTGTGTTTTGCGGAAACCTGGATACAGAAATGTATTTCAAAGAGCAATTCATCTGCCGGACCTGTGCAACTCAATTAAAACACCCGGAAGACACTCCCGAATGGTTCGTTCCTCAACCGAAAAAATCTCCTGCATCCGCGGAGCGTCCTGCTTCCGAATCCGCCCGAGCCGCTTCATCCGATTCGGACGAGAAAGCCGGCAACGAGTATCCGGACCTGCGGCCCAAAACGGCCCGCATGCTGCAGCAAATGAGAGAAATCGTTGAACAGCATCCCGGCCTGGCCCAGCAGCAAATTGCAGAGAAGCTTGGCATCAGCCAAGGACGCGTCTCCCAATTAAAGAAACTGCTATAA
- a CDS encoding DoxX family protein, whose translation MKMLGYIALVILAGVFVMTGFNKVSGSEMMVQTFEGFSYPAWTMYLIGAVELLSAVGLLIPRTRMVAAGLLTFILIGAVGTHLIYGQYAALGFPAILLVANIIVLLIGMRQMEEEELDAFQAIS comes from the coding sequence ATGAAAATGTTGGGTTATATTGCGCTGGTTATTTTGGCAGGGGTGTTCGTGATGACGGGGTTCAACAAGGTAAGCGGATCGGAGATGATGGTGCAGACCTTCGAAGGATTTTCATATCCGGCCTGGACGATGTATCTCATCGGTGCAGTCGAGCTGCTGAGCGCCGTGGGCCTGCTTATCCCGCGTACACGCATGGTTGCGGCCGGTTTGTTGACTTTTATCCTGATTGGGGCTGTGGGCACCCATCTGATATATGGCCAATATGCGGCCTTAGGGTTCCCTGCAATTCTGCTTGTGGCGAATATCATTGTGCTGCTGATTGGAATGCGCCAAATGGAGGAAGAGGAGCTCGACGCTTTTCAGGCGATCTCATAA
- a CDS encoding helix-turn-helix domain-containing protein yields MDIIGKKWVLLIMYQLLSGPKRFTELEAEMAISGRLLSERLKEMEMEGIVSRHMYPEIPPRVEYELTPKGKAIEPVINQIYGWSSEWLKK; encoded by the coding sequence ATGGATATCATCGGCAAAAAGTGGGTGCTGCTGATCATGTATCAACTGCTGTCCGGCCCGAAACGGTTTACCGAATTGGAAGCCGAGATGGCCATCAGCGGCCGACTATTATCCGAACGCCTGAAGGAAATGGAGATGGAGGGCATCGTCTCGCGGCACATGTATCCGGAGATTCCTCCCCGCGTCGAATATGAACTGACCCCAAAAGGCAAAGCCATCGAACCTGTCATCAATCAAATTTATGGCTGGTCATCGGAGTGGCTCAAGAAATAG
- a CDS encoding Gfo/Idh/MocA family oxidoreductase gives MTLQIGIIGTGWFSKVHADILTRMEGVRVAAVLGTSLEKAEAMANVYDAAGYEELGHMLDGQKLDAVYICVPPMSHGAIELELIRRGIPFLVEKPLSTGLDVPQQVLGEIRKTNMLTSVGYHFRYQGAAQVLREAMQNQKVGMALGRWMGGMPGVAWWRRQDGSGGQFVEQTTHIVDLLRFCAGEVTEVYAAAAQRVMHETHENVTVDDVANVTLQLQSGAIASIANTCLLPDGEGGAGLQFYTASGVWDWTPDRLLLPVAAPHPMAGHEIPAGANPYERENEAFIHALRTGDRSRILSDYEDAYRTQEITVAAQVSLESGLPVKLHVR, from the coding sequence ATGACTTTACAGATTGGCATAATCGGCACAGGCTGGTTCAGCAAGGTGCATGCAGATATATTGACCCGGATGGAGGGCGTGCGCGTGGCTGCCGTTCTTGGCACATCACTGGAAAAGGCGGAAGCCATGGCCAACGTCTACGATGCTGCCGGGTATGAAGAGTTGGGACATATGTTGGATGGACAGAAGCTGGATGCTGTCTATATTTGCGTGCCTCCGATGTCCCACGGTGCGATTGAATTGGAATTGATTCGCCGCGGCATCCCGTTCCTGGTCGAGAAACCGTTGAGCACGGGATTGGATGTGCCGCAGCAGGTGCTTGGCGAAATCAGAAAGACGAATATGTTGACATCGGTGGGATATCATTTCCGTTACCAAGGGGCTGCACAGGTGCTGCGGGAAGCGATGCAGAATCAAAAAGTGGGCATGGCCCTTGGCCGCTGGATGGGCGGCATGCCGGGAGTAGCCTGGTGGCGTCGCCAGGATGGATCGGGTGGTCAGTTCGTGGAGCAGACGACCCATATCGTGGACCTGCTGCGCTTCTGCGCGGGCGAGGTGACAGAGGTATACGCGGCCGCTGCGCAGCGAGTCATGCACGAGACTCACGAGAATGTCACCGTGGACGATGTGGCCAATGTCACGCTCCAATTGCAAAGCGGCGCCATTGCAAGCATTGCGAACACCTGCCTGCTCCCGGACGGAGAAGGCGGAGCGGGGCTGCAATTCTACACGGCTAGCGGCGTGTGGGACTGGACGCCTGATCGGCTTCTGCTGCCCGTTGCGGCGCCGCATCCGATGGCCGGCCATGAGATTCCGGCGGGAGCCAATCCGTACGAACGGGAAAATGAAGCGTTCATTCACGCGCTTCGCACCGGCGACCGCTCACGCATTTTGTCCGACTACGAAGACGCTTATCGGACGCAGGAAATCACTGTGGCGGCGCAGGTTTCGCTCGAGTCCGGCCTGCCTGTAAAGCTCCACGTCCGCTAA
- a CDS encoding glycerol-3-phosphate dehydrogenase/oxidase: MTATFSAGKRTDVLHEMANAHFDILIIGGGITGAGIALDAASRGLKTALVEMQDFAAGTSSRSTKLIHGGLRYLKQFEVKMVAEVGRERAVVYENGPHVTTPEPMLLPIYKTGTFGRLSTSIGLMVYDRLAGVKYSERRRMLNARAVSDMEPLLRRQELLSGGLYVEYRTDDARLTIEVMKEAVSRGAQAINYVKADGFIKKDGKVVGIQATDQLDGRTCMLHADKVINASGPWVDRLRELDGSRQGKTLQLTKGIHLVFDGKRFPLRQAVYFDTPDGRMVFAVPRDGKTYVGTTDTVYKDDPAHPLIDDSDREYVLEAIRNMFPDVRVTAEDVESAWAGVRPLIHEEGKGPSEISRKDEVWVSRSGLITIAGGKLTGYRKMAEMVVDLAARQLEEETGRSAGPCITKRLPISGGDVGGSAGYAVYAERKIKDGVALGLERAVAERLVRTYGSNVDRLYARLSGLRGRSEVHGMPIELFLMASYAMEEEMAATPADFWVRRTGALFFRIGEVRQWKGAVAAYMSQVLHWTEEQASHYGEELDRLLSEVSFRR; encoded by the coding sequence ATGACTGCAACGTTCTCGGCCGGAAAACGAACCGATGTATTACATGAAATGGCGAATGCACATTTTGACATACTGATTATCGGAGGAGGCATCACCGGAGCCGGCATCGCCCTGGATGCCGCATCGCGCGGACTGAAGACGGCTTTGGTGGAGATGCAGGATTTCGCTGCCGGAACCTCCAGCCGCTCGACCAAGTTGATTCATGGCGGACTTCGTTATTTAAAGCAATTCGAAGTAAAAATGGTTGCCGAAGTCGGACGTGAGCGAGCCGTCGTTTATGAAAACGGACCCCATGTGACGACGCCGGAGCCTATGCTTCTGCCCATTTATAAAACCGGAACGTTCGGTCGGCTGAGCACCTCCATCGGTTTGATGGTTTACGACCGCCTGGCGGGCGTGAAGTACAGCGAACGCCGCCGTATGCTGAATGCCCGTGCCGTCTCGGATATGGAGCCGCTGCTTCGTAGGCAGGAGCTTCTGAGCGGCGGACTATACGTGGAATATCGGACGGACGATGCCCGCCTTACGATCGAAGTGATGAAAGAGGCGGTGAGCCGCGGAGCTCAAGCCATCAACTATGTGAAGGCCGATGGCTTCATTAAGAAGGACGGCAAAGTCGTTGGCATTCAGGCGACCGATCAGTTGGATGGACGAACCTGCATGCTGCATGCCGACAAGGTGATAAACGCTTCGGGACCATGGGTGGACCGTCTGCGCGAGTTGGACGGTTCCCGCCAAGGGAAGACGCTGCAGCTCACCAAGGGCATTCATCTGGTGTTTGACGGCAAGCGTTTTCCGCTCAGGCAGGCGGTATATTTCGATACGCCCGACGGGCGCATGGTTTTTGCCGTCCCGCGGGATGGGAAAACCTATGTAGGAACGACGGACACGGTATATAAGGATGACCCGGCTCATCCGCTCATCGACGATTCCGACCGGGAGTATGTGTTGGAGGCGATCCGGAACATGTTTCCGGACGTGCGTGTTACGGCGGAAGACGTGGAGTCGGCCTGGGCAGGCGTGCGCCCGCTGATTCATGAGGAAGGAAAGGGTCCCTCCGAGATTTCCCGCAAAGACGAAGTGTGGGTGTCCCGCTCGGGATTGATTACGATTGCAGGCGGCAAGCTTACCGGTTATCGGAAAATGGCCGAAATGGTCGTTGATCTGGCGGCCCGCCAACTGGAAGAGGAAACAGGCCGGTCCGCAGGCCCGTGCATTACGAAGCGGCTGCCCATCTCCGGCGGAGACGTCGGCGGGTCGGCAGGATATGCTGTTTATGCGGAGCGCAAAATCAAAGACGGCGTAGCGTTGGGGCTGGAGCGAGCCGTCGCGGAAAGGCTGGTCCGCACCTATGGCTCCAACGTGGATCGGCTTTATGCACGTTTGTCGGGTCTGCGGGGCAGATCAGAGGTGCACGGCATGCCGATCGAACTTTTCTTGATGGCAAGCTATGCCATGGAGGAAGAGATGGCAGCGACGCCGGCGGACTTCTGGGTACGGCGCACAGGGGCTCTCTTTTTCCGGATCGGGGAAGTTCGCCAATGGAAGGGCGCTGTCGCCGCATACATGAGCCAGGTTTTGCACTGGACGGAGGAGCAGGCCTCGCATTACGGCGAAGAATTGGACCGATTGTTGTCCGAGGTTTCGTTTCGGCGTTAA
- the glpK gene encoding glycerol kinase GlpK → MDQYIMALDQGTTSSRAILFNRNGEIVHTAQQEFPQYFPKPGWVEQNANEIWSSILAVMASCLAESGIKPAQIAGIGITNQRETVVVWDKESGRPIYNAVVWQSRQTAGICEELKSKGLDDVFHRKTGLLIDPYFSGTKVRWILDHVEGARERAERGELLFGTIDSWLIWKLSGGTHVTDMSNASRTLMYNIYELKWDDELLAILDIPQAMLPEVRGSSEVYAHTTEYHFFGHRVPIAGAAGDQQAALFGQGCYTRGSMKNTYGTGCFMLMNTGKEPVQSEHGLITTIAWGIDGEVEYALEGSIFVAGSAIQWLRDGLRMLRSSRDSEDYAARVPSTDGVYMVPAFVGLGSPYWDSEVKGAIFGLTRGTTKEHFIRATLEALTYQTRDVLEAMESDSGIEVGALRVDGGAAANDFLMQFQSDILGMPVERPAVNETTALGAAYLAGLAVGYWKSRTELSNHENTERLFRPSIPEERRTELYKGWQRAVRAAMAFK, encoded by the coding sequence ATGGATCAATATATTATGGCCCTTGACCAAGGGACCACCAGCTCAAGGGCAATTTTGTTTAATCGAAACGGGGAGATCGTGCACACGGCACAGCAGGAATTTCCGCAGTATTTTCCTAAACCGGGGTGGGTGGAGCAGAATGCCAACGAAATCTGGAGCTCCATTCTGGCCGTCATGGCTTCCTGCCTGGCGGAGAGCGGCATTAAGCCGGCGCAAATTGCCGGGATCGGCATTACCAATCAGCGCGAAACCGTGGTGGTCTGGGACAAGGAAAGCGGGCGTCCCATCTACAATGCCGTCGTCTGGCAGTCGCGCCAAACGGCGGGAATTTGCGAGGAGCTCAAGTCCAAAGGGCTGGACGACGTATTCCATCGCAAAACAGGGCTGCTCATAGATCCTTATTTTTCGGGAACGAAAGTACGTTGGATCCTGGATCATGTGGAAGGTGCGCGGGAACGCGCCGAGCGCGGAGAATTGCTGTTCGGTACGATCGACAGCTGGCTGATCTGGAAGCTAAGCGGGGGGACGCATGTGACCGATATGTCCAATGCTTCCCGTACGCTGATGTACAACATTTACGAGTTGAAATGGGACGACGAGCTGCTGGCCATTCTCGATATTCCGCAAGCGATGCTGCCGGAAGTGAGGGGATCCTCCGAAGTATATGCCCACACGACGGAATATCATTTCTTCGGCCACCGGGTTCCGATCGCTGGTGCGGCCGGAGACCAGCAAGCCGCATTGTTCGGTCAAGGCTGTTATACGCGGGGGAGCATGAAAAATACGTACGGAACCGGCTGTTTCATGCTGATGAATACGGGCAAAGAGCCGGTTCAATCGGAGCATGGGCTGATTACCACGATTGCCTGGGGCATCGACGGCGAAGTGGAGTATGCGCTCGAGGGCAGCATCTTCGTTGCAGGCTCGGCGATTCAATGGCTCCGGGACGGCTTGCGGATGCTGCGTTCGTCGCGTGACAGCGAGGACTACGCAGCACGCGTCCCATCGACGGATGGCGTGTACATGGTGCCGGCTTTTGTGGGGCTCGGAAGTCCATATTGGGATAGCGAGGTCAAAGGTGCGATATTCGGCCTGACGCGCGGCACGACCAAGGAGCATTTCATACGGGCGACGCTGGAGGCGCTGACCTATCAGACCCGGGATGTCCTTGAGGCTATGGAATCGGACTCGGGTATCGAGGTGGGGGCCTTGCGCGTGGACGGCGGGGCAGCGGCCAACGATTTTCTCATGCAGTTCCAGAGCGACATTCTGGGCATGCCGGTAGAGCGTCCTGCAGTGAATGAAACGACGGCTTTGGGAGCGGCTTATCTTGCCGGTCTTGCGGTTGGTTACTGGAAGAGCAGAACCGAGCTGAGCAATCATGAAAATACGGAGCGTTTGTTCCGTCCGAGCATCCCGGAGGAAAGAAGAACGGAGTTATACAAGGGTTGGCAGCGGGCAGTCCGGGCGGCAATGGCGTTTAAATAG
- a CDS encoding glycerol-3-phosphate responsive antiterminator → MPFEGQCMLPAAKNMKQFEAIIAGPYRYGILLDTHIGQLQSILNEARRRDKNMLLHADLVQGLKNDEFAAEFLCQQIRPAGLISTRASVIQKAKQRGITAIQRVFLLDTNALEKSYQLLDKTRPDYIEVLPGVIPHIITEVYERTGIPIIAGGLIRSVQEVEQALHAGAQAVTTSNADLIRHYGKTLTK, encoded by the coding sequence ATGCCATTTGAGGGACAATGCATGTTACCGGCGGCCAAAAACATGAAGCAGTTCGAAGCGATCATCGCAGGGCCGTACCGATACGGCATTCTGCTGGATACCCATATCGGCCAGCTTCAGAGCATTTTGAACGAGGCTCGGCGGCGGGACAAAAACATGCTGCTGCATGCCGACCTGGTGCAAGGTCTCAAAAACGATGAATTCGCGGCAGAGTTCCTATGTCAGCAGATCCGTCCGGCAGGATTGATCTCGACGCGGGCGAGCGTGATTCAGAAAGCGAAGCAAAGAGGGATCACTGCGATTCAGAGGGTGTTTCTGCTGGATACGAATGCACTGGAAAAAAGCTATCAGCTGCTCGACAAAACGCGGCCCGATTACATCGAGGTGCTGCCCGGCGTCATTCCGCATATCATTACCGAGGTGTATGAACGCACAGGGATACCGATTATAGCGGGCGGTTTGATCCGTTCCGTACAGGAGGTCGAGCAGGCTCTTCATGCCGGAGCTCAAGCGGTAACGACGTCCAATGCCGATCTCATCCGACACTATGGGAAAACGCTTACAAAGTAA